A stretch of the Sphingobacterium thalpophilum genome encodes the following:
- the coaD gene encoding pantetheine-phosphate adenylyltransferase — translation MKIAVFPGSFDPFTLAHQDLVERALPLFDKIIIAVGYNANKKGMLDHDERVQAIRGVFADIKAVEVQKYDGLTVDFCDQVGARFILRGLRNTNDFEFENAIAQNNLLLNHKVESYFLMSRSGTAHISSTIVRDVWYNGGDIRAMVPFNIIDLLNKKRVVRK, via the coding sequence ATGAAAATAGCAGTTTTCCCCGGATCATTTGATCCTTTCACTTTAGCTCATCAAGATCTCGTGGAGCGGGCCTTACCGTTATTCGACAAAATTATCATTGCCGTAGGTTACAATGCCAATAAAAAAGGAATGCTCGACCATGATGAGCGGGTTCAAGCCATTAGGGGAGTTTTTGCCGATATCAAGGCTGTTGAAGTTCAGAAATATGACGGCCTTACTGTTGATTTTTGTGACCAGGTCGGTGCCAGGTTTATTTTACGCGGACTTCGCAATACCAATGATTTTGAATTTGAAAATGCGATCGCGCAAAACAATCTTTTGCTCAACCATAAGGTAGAGAGCTACTTTTTAATGAGCCGGTCGGGCACTGCTCACATTTCGTCAACGATTGTGCGAGATGTGTGGTATAATGGTGGTGATATTCGTGCAATGGTGCCCTTTAATATCATCGATCTTTTAAATAAGAAACGCGTAGTTCGTAAATAA
- the rsmD gene encoding 16S rRNA (guanine(966)-N(2))-methyltransferase RsmD: MRIIGGRLGGLRLNPPANLPVRPTTDIAKEALFNILHNRLEFEGLGCLDLFAGTGNISFELASRGAKAIDAVDLHIRCVQYIAETAKKMEVQQINAKKADVFKFISSCKSSYDLIFADPPYDIPKLPKLPALIFERQLLNAGGLLIVEHPSTRQMEAHPNFLETRKYGYSSFSFYVNPL, encoded by the coding sequence ATGCGAATAATAGGAGGTCGTCTGGGTGGTCTGCGCTTAAATCCACCCGCCAATCTGCCTGTAAGGCCAACTACCGATATCGCCAAGGAAGCGTTATTCAATATATTGCACAACCGATTGGAATTTGAAGGTCTAGGCTGTCTTGACCTGTTTGCAGGTACAGGTAATATCAGTTTTGAACTTGCTTCACGGGGCGCTAAAGCGATAGATGCCGTTGATCTCCATATTAGATGCGTGCAGTATATTGCTGAGACGGCCAAGAAGATGGAGGTTCAGCAAATCAATGCAAAAAAAGCAGATGTATTTAAGTTTATTTCAAGCTGCAAAAGCAGCTATGACCTAATTTTTGCGGACCCGCCATATGATATTCCAAAACTTCCGAAACTGCCAGCCCTAATTTTTGAACGACAATTGCTAAACGCGGGCGGCCTGCTGATTGTTGAGCATCCGTCAACGCGGCAGATGGAAGCACATCCCAATTTTCTGGAAACTCGTAAATACGGGTACTCGTCTTTTTCCTTTTACGTTAATCCATTGTAA
- a CDS encoding DUF3822 family protein, which yields MNYISKQFNMHYLPEYNLLVKAGFKKDVLTVVDKNSVVPILIEYPSEEPILDATRIMSLPFRFVRVVIPHQSFTFIPREFFEKDHLEQYLEFLDTPVKDDTFIYYLDNLNLVALYQFDKLLLNRWVRLFPDAVLLPEFAVVLDRAQERVSLRGSVLGLHFVGSNAVDFYLFKNGIFQLYNSFEIFSADDISYYIVNIITQFSLGATINKILLSGDFTENYYNRIASYTGTVEVLEIKTKVRLADENIPADLTAYNVLFDSILCE from the coding sequence ATGAATTATATCTCAAAACAGTTCAACATGCATTATCTCCCAGAGTACAATCTTTTAGTCAAGGCAGGTTTTAAAAAAGATGTACTGACCGTGGTCGACAAGAATTCTGTAGTACCGATATTAATTGAGTATCCTTCCGAAGAACCTATTTTGGACGCAACACGGATAATGAGCTTACCTTTCCGTTTTGTTCGGGTTGTCATCCCTCATCAGAGTTTTACGTTTATACCTAGAGAGTTTTTTGAGAAAGATCATCTCGAACAGTATCTGGAGTTTTTAGATACTCCGGTCAAAGATGATACGTTTATTTATTATTTAGATAATCTTAATTTAGTCGCTCTATATCAGTTTGATAAACTTCTGTTAAATCGTTGGGTTAGATTGTTTCCAGACGCTGTGCTGCTCCCCGAATTCGCCGTAGTTCTGGACCGTGCGCAGGAGCGGGTCTCGTTGCGGGGAAGTGTGCTGGGCTTGCATTTTGTCGGTAGTAATGCAGTCGACTTTTATCTGTTCAAAAATGGTATTTTCCAACTTTACAACAGTTTTGAGATTTTTAGTGCTGATGATATCAGCTATTATATCGTTAATATTATAACCCAGTTTAGTCTGGGGGCTACGATCAATAAGATCCTTCTTTCAGGTGACTTTACCGAGAACTATTACAACCGCATAGCATCCTATACAGGTACGGTTGAGGTGCTGGAGATTAAAACTAAAGTTAGGCTGGCTGACGAAAATATCCCGGCTGATCTGACTGCTTATAATGTGTTATTTGATTCTATATTATGCGAATAA
- a CDS encoding ATP-dependent DNA helicase — protein MFIKNLFIQQFPWQPTAQQLDAFELLEEFLLSFDRQSCFVLRGYAGTGKTTLIAALVKVLPALKKRAVLLAPTGRAAKVMSYYSGRKALTIHKKIYRKKSAVSFQMDFMLGENLHEDTLFIIDEASMISNEPANVFSKSLLHDLIRYVQSGKNCTLLFVGDTAQLPPVGLSDSPALSPSYLENEFQLCVYPLELTTVVRQSKDSGILYNATKIREQITSSTQEQYEFPFPKFITKGFKDLYRMTGERLIEGINYAYDKYGIENTMIICRSNRSANLYNQNIRNRILFRDEELTGGDYIMVVKNNYYWLQENNMGEGFIANGDMAKVRKVSNIHDQHGYRFADVTLEFIDLDEIEPITCRVILDSLYADGPSLSYDDQKNLYEEIALDYADIPDKKDRLEAIKKDPYYNALQIKFAFAVTCHKAQGGQWPIVFVDQGYVNDEMLDLEFLRWLYTAVTRATQELFLVNFSENFYPS, from the coding sequence GTGTTCATCAAAAATCTATTCATACAGCAATTCCCCTGGCAGCCGACCGCACAACAGCTGGATGCGTTCGAATTATTGGAAGAGTTCTTATTATCCTTTGACAGACAGTCCTGTTTTGTGCTCCGTGGATATGCCGGCACCGGAAAAACTACGCTGATTGCCGCATTGGTGAAGGTGTTACCTGCCTTAAAAAAAAGAGCTGTTCTGTTGGCCCCTACAGGCAGGGCTGCCAAGGTCATGAGCTATTATTCCGGAAGAAAAGCGCTGACGATTCATAAAAAAATTTACCGCAAGAAATCCGCAGTTTCCTTTCAAATGGATTTTATGCTCGGTGAGAATCTGCATGAGGACACATTGTTCATCATTGACGAAGCTTCCATGATATCCAACGAACCGGCGAACGTCTTTTCCAAGAGCTTACTTCACGATCTGATCCGTTATGTACAGTCGGGCAAAAACTGCACACTGCTCTTTGTCGGCGATACAGCACAGTTACCGCCTGTAGGTCTGTCGGATAGTCCCGCACTGAGCCCCAGCTACCTGGAGAATGAGTTTCAACTCTGTGTGTATCCCCTTGAATTGACCACAGTGGTCAGGCAATCCAAAGACTCAGGCATTTTATACAACGCTACAAAAATACGTGAGCAGATCACTTCGAGCACACAGGAACAATATGAATTTCCTTTCCCCAAATTCATAACAAAAGGATTTAAAGACCTTTATCGTATGACGGGTGAACGACTGATTGAAGGTATCAATTATGCTTATGACAAGTACGGCATTGAAAACACAATGATCATCTGCCGGTCAAACCGGTCCGCCAACCTTTATAATCAGAATATCCGGAATAGGATCTTGTTTCGCGATGAAGAACTGACAGGTGGGGATTATATTATGGTCGTCAAAAACAATTATTACTGGCTGCAGGAGAATAATATGGGCGAAGGTTTTATTGCCAACGGTGATATGGCCAAAGTGCGAAAAGTCAGTAATATACACGACCAACATGGTTATCGCTTCGCCGATGTAACCCTAGAATTCATAGACTTGGATGAAATAGAACCCATTACCTGTAGAGTGATCCTCGACAGCCTTTATGCCGACGGCCCCAGCCTTTCCTACGATGATCAAAAGAACCTTTATGAGGAGATCGCCTTGGATTATGCAGATATCCCTGACAAAAAAGACCGGCTGGAAGCCATAAAAAAAGACCCATATTACAATGCGCTGCAAATCAAATTTGCCTTTGCTGTCACTTGTCATAAAGCACAGGGCGGACAATGGCCCATTGTTTTTGTAGACCAGGGCTATGTGAACGATGAAATGTTGGACCTCGAATTCCTGCGATGGCTGTATACAGCTGTCACACGGGCTACACAGGAACTTTTTTTGGTCAATTTTAGTGAAAATTTTTATCCATCATAG
- a CDS encoding S9 family peptidase, with protein MHKFYFIVAASLLPYIGHAQQVQEPAAKSNYQLAAKFSPEKLKKMIFSTTVKPNWINFSDRFWYEYAGPQGKNWYIVTPALQKKESLFDNVQLAAQITKIVKNPVDAQHLELQGLKFTKDERKIRFQVQSTKDTVKSKEEIEKLKNKSDTLKKKLFYLEYDLASKTVTEISDSTKVKPPLAWATFSPDTNTVFFAKNYNLYWMDKMNYQKAVKNEKDSTIIEHQITKDGVQYYAWGGDEYSTTTGDEKDKDGDEASKRKRVWINWSPDGRYFTLTRKDNRALKSLWVINNVGSSRPTLETYKYQMPGEVDSTETEFYIFDAATKVPRRLNIAAFKNQTISNWSKTPDKNSYKEDYFVNYWLGDNQEFYISRSSRDLKRIDLLKVHINGTVTPVIEERSNVYLDVQKPVLIENGKQLVHWSERDGWGHYYRYDNNGKLLNQITQGSFHCEEVLGFDPAGQTLFFTASGKEKNEDPYYFHQYSIHLNGSGIKLLTPGNFDHQVEMSESSNYFVDNFSRVNTVPESALYSSSGKKIMTLEKADLSLLFAAGYKFPEPFKVKAGDGTTDLYGVMYKPFDFDSTRTYPLVEYVYPGPQTEAVNKSFGRSMDRIDRLAQFGFVVVTVGNRGGHPSRSQWYHTYGYGNLRDYGLEDKKVTAEQLADRHKFIDINRVGITGHSGGGFMSTAAMLVYPDFFKVAVSGAGNHENQIYNRWWSERHHGVNEKVSAKGDTTFVYHINKNTELAKNLKGRLLIATGDIDNNVHPANSIRMVDALIKANKRFDFLLLPGQRHGFGDMTEYFFWKMGDYFSQYLLGDSKMNEVDITEINREKPQK; from the coding sequence ATGCATAAGTTTTATTTTATTGTTGCAGCCAGTTTATTGCCTTACATTGGTCATGCACAGCAGGTACAGGAACCGGCAGCAAAATCCAACTACCAATTAGCTGCCAAATTCTCTCCGGAGAAGCTGAAAAAAATGATCTTTTCAACAACTGTTAAACCTAACTGGATAAATTTTTCAGACCGTTTCTGGTACGAGTATGCAGGTCCGCAGGGAAAAAATTGGTACATCGTCACTCCTGCTCTCCAGAAAAAAGAGTCCCTATTTGACAACGTGCAGCTGGCAGCACAGATCACGAAGATTGTGAAAAACCCTGTTGATGCACAACATCTCGAACTACAGGGACTAAAATTTACAAAAGACGAGAGAAAAATACGTTTTCAGGTACAAAGCACAAAGGACACGGTAAAGTCTAAAGAGGAAATTGAAAAACTTAAAAACAAATCCGATACCTTAAAGAAAAAACTCTTTTATCTGGAGTACGACCTCGCTTCAAAGACAGTTACTGAAATTAGTGACTCCACAAAAGTAAAGCCACCACTCGCTTGGGCAACTTTTTCGCCGGACACTAATACCGTGTTTTTCGCAAAAAATTACAATCTGTACTGGATGGATAAGATGAACTATCAAAAGGCTGTAAAGAATGAGAAAGATAGCACAATCATCGAGCATCAAATTACCAAAGACGGGGTGCAATACTACGCCTGGGGTGGTGATGAATACAGTACCACAACCGGCGATGAAAAGGATAAAGATGGAGATGAGGCATCCAAGCGCAAGCGTGTATGGATAAACTGGTCACCAGACGGACGTTATTTTACATTGACCAGAAAAGACAATAGGGCCTTAAAATCGCTATGGGTCATCAACAATGTAGGTTCCTCTCGCCCCACATTGGAAACCTACAAATACCAGATGCCCGGTGAAGTAGACTCCACTGAAACCGAATTTTATATTTTTGATGCAGCCACAAAAGTTCCCCGCAGGCTAAATATAGCTGCGTTCAAAAACCAGACGATCTCCAACTGGAGCAAAACTCCAGATAAGAACTCTTACAAAGAAGACTACTTCGTCAATTACTGGCTAGGCGATAATCAAGAGTTTTATATTTCGCGTTCAAGCCGCGACCTCAAAAGAATAGATCTTCTAAAAGTTCATATCAATGGTACGGTAACCCCCGTTATTGAGGAACGTTCCAATGTCTACCTGGATGTCCAAAAACCCGTACTTATCGAAAATGGAAAGCAATTAGTGCATTGGTCGGAAAGAGACGGATGGGGGCATTATTATCGTTATGATAATAACGGCAAACTTCTCAACCAGATCACCCAAGGCAGCTTTCATTGTGAAGAGGTCCTTGGATTCGATCCCGCAGGCCAGACCCTCTTCTTTACCGCTTCAGGGAAAGAAAAAAATGAAGACCCCTATTATTTCCATCAATATAGCATCCATCTTAATGGTAGCGGAATCAAGCTGCTGACTCCGGGCAATTTTGATCACCAAGTCGAAATGAGTGAGTCGTCAAACTATTTTGTAGATAACTTTTCCAGGGTCAACACCGTACCCGAATCTGCACTTTATTCGAGCAGTGGCAAGAAAATTATGACGCTGGAAAAGGCAGATCTATCCTTGCTATTCGCAGCGGGATACAAATTTCCTGAACCCTTCAAGGTGAAAGCGGGCGATGGCACCACTGACCTGTATGGCGTGATGTACAAGCCTTTTGATTTTGACAGTACCCGAACCTACCCGCTCGTTGAATATGTCTACCCAGGCCCGCAGACTGAGGCTGTAAACAAGTCCTTTGGCCGTAGCATGGATAGAATAGACCGCCTGGCACAGTTTGGCTTTGTCGTTGTCACTGTGGGCAACCGCGGCGGCCATCCCTCCCGTTCACAATGGTATCACACCTACGGTTATGGCAACCTCCGCGATTATGGACTCGAAGATAAAAAGGTGACGGCCGAACAGCTTGCTGACCGCCATAAATTTATAGACATTAACCGGGTCGGAATCACGGGACATTCTGGTGGCGGTTTTATGTCAACAGCTGCCATGCTGGTTTATCCTGATTTTTTCAAAGTTGCTGTATCGGGTGCAGGAAACCATGAAAATCAGATCTATAACCGCTGGTGGAGTGAACGGCATCACGGAGTCAACGAAAAAGTTTCCGCAAAGGGTGACACAACTTTTGTCTATCATATCAATAAAAATACCGAGCTCGCCAAAAACCTAAAAGGCCGGCTATTGATTGCTACTGGCGATATCGACAATAATGTTCACCCCGCCAATTCCATACGGATGGTCGACGCGTTGATCAAAGCAAACAAGCGGTTCGATTTTCTCTTATTGCCGGGACAAAGACATGGCTTTGGTGACATGACGGAATACTTCTTCTGGAAAATGGGGGATTATTTTAGCCAATATTTACTCGGCGACTCCAAAATGAATGAAGTAGATATTACTGAAATCAATCGGGAAAAACCGCAAAAATAA